Proteins found in one Pseudopipra pipra isolate bDixPip1 chromosome 19, bDixPip1.hap1, whole genome shotgun sequence genomic segment:
- the CBX4 gene encoding E3 SUMO-protein ligase CBX4, which translates to MELPAVGEHVFAVESIEKKRIRKGRVEYLVKWRGWSPKYNTWEPEENILDPRLLIAFQNRERQEQLMGYRKRGPKPKPLVVQLPSFARRSNILTGLQDPAVDTRPKLDLSSSGKSQQHQYELNSKKHHQYQPNGKESSMKHQSHSKGKYYYQLNSKKHHHYQPDPKMYEPHYQPSSKEPQGQACLDSNKTPLVAHPDKWAHGPAKNLLGPVKNLTAESKNGAEKNLSSGTGPPPRDRVTSNGLGGKMKIVKNKNKNGRIVIVMSKYMENGMQAVKIKSGEPPRKRAAEERTPKKGGEEKVEAWRKPGEERVVGSNALSKAEGEARQPPAELDESPQKTPLAKELPLPPAEQPLQLTTKPDLVPWSLSPVCEHSPSSMGLNLSSAGSRKRCLSEPHVEREPGKKRLTSRSISAPTCLSPPAPERPEPPAQPEVILLDSDLDEPIDLRCVKPRAEGEVALAQVKPEVPPPPPAEKPATAMEPPQPREAAEEEEDEAESLQEFKPFFGNIIITDVTANCLTVTFKEYVTV; encoded by the exons ATGGAGCTGCCGGCGGTGGGCGAGCACGTCTTCGCGGTGGAGAGCATCGAGAAGAAGCGGATCCGAAAG GGCAGAGTCGAGTACCTGGTGAAATGGAGGGGATGGTCGCCCAA atATAACACGTGGGAGCCGGAGGAGAACATCCTGGACCCCCGGCTGCTCATCGCCTTCCAGAACAG GGAGCggcaggagcagctgatggGATACCGCAAGCGGGGGCCCAAGCCAAAGCCGCTGGTCGTGCAG CTTCCCTCCTTCGCCCGCCGCTCAAACATCCTCACGGGGCTGCAGGACCCGGCCGTGGACACCAGGCCCAAACTGGACCTCAGCTCCTCCGGCAAGAGCCAGCAGCACCAGTATGAACTCAACAGCAAGAAGCACCACCAGTACCAGCCCAACGGCAAGGAGAGCAGCATGAAGCATCAGTCCCACAGCAAAGGGAAGTATTACTACCAGCTGAACAGCAAGAAGCACCACCACTACCAGCCGGACCCCAAGATGTACGAGCCCCATTACCAGCCCAGCAGCAAGGAGCCACAGGGCCAGGCCTGCTTGGACAGTAACAAGACTCCCCTGGTCGCCCACCCAGACAAGTGGGCTCATGGCCCAGCCAAAAACCTACTGGGCCCAGTCAAGAACCTCACAGCAGAGAGCAAAAATGGGGCCGAGAAGAACCTGTCCAGTGGCACCGGACCGCCCCCCCGGGACAGGGTGACCAGCAATGGCCTTGGGGGAAAGATGAAGATCGTCAAGAACAAAAACAAGAACGGGCGCATCGTGATCGTCATGAGCAAGTACATGGAGAACGGCATGCAGGCCGTGAAGATCAAGTCTGGGGAGCCTCCCCGGAAACGGGCTGCAGAGGAAAGGACTCCAAAGAagggtggggaggagaaggtAGAGGCTTGGAGGAAGCCAGGGGAGGAGAGGGTGGTGGGCAGCAATGCTCTGAGCAAAGCAGAGGGCGAGGCCCGGCAGCCCCCTGCGGAGCTGGACGAAAGTCCCCAAAAGACTCCCTTGGCCAAGGAGCTGCCCCTTCCTCCAGCGGAGCAGCCCTTGCAGCTCACCACCAAGCCAGACCTCGTGCCCTGGTCCTTGAGTCCTGTCTGTgagcacagcccttcctccaTGGGACTGAACCTCTCCAGCGCTGGCTCGCGGAAGCGCTGCCTGTCGGAGCCGCACGTGGAGCGGGAGCCGGGCAAGAAGCGCCTGACCTCCCGTAGCATCAGTGCCCCCACCTGcctcagccccccagccccagagcGGCCAGAGCCACCCGCCCAGCCGGAGGTCATCCTGCTGGATTCGGACCTGGACGAGCCCATAGACTTGCGCTGTGTGAAGCCGCGGGCAGAGGGTGAGGTGGCCCTGGCGCAGGTGAAGCCGGAGGtgccgccgccaccgccggcTGAGAAACCGGCCACGGCCATGGAGCCTCCGCAGCCCCGGGAGGccgcggaggaggaggaggatgaggctGAGTCCCTGCAGGAGTTCAAGCCCTTCTTTGGGAATATAATTATCACAGACGTGACCGCAAACTGCCTGACCGTGACCTTCAAGGAGTACGTGACGGTGTGA